One stretch of Scophthalmus maximus strain ysfricsl-2021 chromosome 12, ASM2237912v1, whole genome shotgun sequence DNA includes these proteins:
- the LOC118287428 gene encoding 23 kDa integral membrane protein yields the protein MARCRSYLRGLAVCVTVLLLASGMVMIGVGFSSIDGNTPVAVLFDQLSSSDGLLVLQVFGPITVLLSVLGVCAASVDLKPLLLVFSSLVFVEFVALMVVASPLVQVQAQMDGAVDEVFLNVTPLHRAERYIQSELNKLQASDSCCGLKSFEDWENQLPVSCLCTPSSRPGNWSSEFRPCVTVGSDLYPPTPQVTDTWVHSEPCGPILKSYLSFPIKLRIGIISAFATIAMAAIALCLTLGLEDYWKTPPVETTVDDYNRVKYQPKPSLT from the exons ATGGCTCGCTGCAGGAGTTACTTACGAGGACTCGCCGTCTGCGTCACCGTGTTGCTGCTG GCGTCCGGCATGGTGATGATCGGCGTCGGATTCTCCTCCATCGACGGCAACACGCCGGTTGCTGTG CTGTTCGACCAGTTGTCCAGCAGCGACGGTTTACTGGTCCTGCAGGTGTTCGGTCCGATCACTGTGCTTCTGTCAGTTCTGGGCGTCTGTGCTGCGTCTGTGGACCTGAAgcctctgctgctggtg TTCTCGTCTCTCGTCTTCGTGGAGTTCGTGGCTCTGATGGTTGTCGCGTCGCCACTGGTTCAGGTTCAAGCTCAG ATGGACGGCGCCGTGGACGAGGTGTTCCTGAACGTGACTCCTCTCCACAGAGCAGAGCGATACATCCAGAGTGAACTGAACAAACTCCAGGCTTCA gaTTCCTGTTGTGGTTTGAAGAGTTTCGAAGACTGGGAGAATcaacttcctgtctcctgcctctGCACGCCGAG CTCTCGGCCTGGTAACTGGAGCTCAGAGTTCAGGCCCTGTGTGACGGTCGGCAGTGACCTTTACCCTCCGACCCCTCAGGTCACAGACACGTGGGTTCACTCGGAG CCCTGCGGTCCGATCCTGAAGAGCTACCTGAGCTTCCCCATCAAACTCCGGATAGGAATCATTTCAGCGTTTGCCACAATCGCG ATGGCGGCGATCGCTCTGTGTCTGACTCTGGGCCTGGAGGATTATTGGAAGACGCCTCCAGTGGAAACCACGGTGGACGACTACAACAGAGTCAAGTACCAACCCAAACCCTCCCTCACCTGA
- the tspan9b gene encoding tetraspanin-9 — translation MAVNKCIKYLLFFFNLLFWLSGCIILGVSIYLKVNKDGNQITSESLPGVDLMIAIGVIIMILGFLGCCGAIRENRCMLLLFFIFLLLIFILLLAAGILGAVGESKVKDWVKERLEKFTPLSKQPVEVREDLEKLQRELKCCGLVNGPSDWEKVPDSCRCNSSDPDCKSSAVYSEPCSVKIISLMEKHMEIVLGIAFAIAILLIFGMVFSMILYCQIGRKESGATTTSA, via the exons ATGGCTGTGAACAAGTGCATCAAGtatctgctcttcttcttcaaccTGCTCTTCTGG ctgaGCGGTTGCATCATCCTGGGCGTGTCCATCTACTTGAAagtgaataaagatggaaacCAG ATCACCAGCGAGTCTCTGCCCGGCGTCGACCTGATGATCGCCATCGGCGTCATCATCATGATTCTGGGCTTCCTGGGCTGCTGCGGCGCCATCAGGGAGAACCGCTGCATGTTGCTGCTG ttcttcatcttcctcctgctcatcttcatcctcctgctgGCGGCGGGCATCCTGGGAGCCGTGGGCGAGTCGAAG gtGAAGGACTGGGTGAAGGAGCGTCTGGAGAAGTTCACCCCGCTCTCGAAACAACCGGTGGAAGTGAGAGAGGACTTGGAGAAACTGCAGCGCGag tTGAAGTGTTGTGGTCTGGTGAACGGACCGTCGGACTGGGAAAAGGTTCCCGACTCCTGTCGCTGCAACAGCTCCGACCCAGACTGCAAGTCCTCCGCCGTCTACAGCGAA CCCTGCTCCGTCAAGATCATCAGTCTGATGGAGAAACACATGGAGATCGTCCTGGGGATCGCCTTCGCCATCGCCATCCTGCTG ATTTTCGGGATGGTCTTCTCCATGATCCTCTACTGTCAGATCGGCAGGAAGGAGAGCGGCGCCACCACGACCAGCGCctga
- the LOC118287238 gene encoding uncharacterized protein LOC118287238 produces MKKHKETLLNTLEDLTNEEYIKFKWYLKEGDFHEGFPGIRESRLEKAERHKVVDLMEQTYCCKAPRITIGILKDMNRNDLAQKLQEEFNQETEEGRMKNLDRKPSVGLDTTSAGGLYWDMFLLERFCDSCLGRIVVELLSLRPKLIEFMKSAAADFAEENVDSPPSPSTVKPRAVPQINPSNTQDMSQEERECLYCHKRGHIIKNCLRLKWKTQRKTTANTFQPRGIGSEQFATRTDECDGPSSDPCFKQFTFEGLVSLTDEWADQQPVQILRNTAGYQSLILFNALPFSKNSACGHSSNLSGIETGRVRRPLHFVHIKSRLINGRFPVAVCPTLPVRGITMLMGNDIAGGKVTPSSDVSDVPPSLSDQMDKQNQDIPSAPSGPVPARGAPFERVIVGCVGPLPRTKTGFQYLLTITCTSTGFPEVVPLRKNTATAVVKALTKVFSTLALPTTVQTDRGTHFQSKLFKQALNSLDIKHVVSSAYHPKSQGTLEQWHKTLKSMLRKYCVET; encoded by the exons atgaaaaaacataaagaaactCTTTTGAACACTCTGGAAGACTTGACAAATGAAGAGTACATAAAGTTCAAGTGGTACCTGAAGGAGGGCGACTTCCACGAGGGTTTCCCAGGCATCAGAGAGTCCCGGCTGGAGAAGGCGGAGAGGCACAAAGTGGTGGATCTAATGGAGCAAACATATTGCTGTAAAGCTCCAAGGATAACCATTGGGATTTTAAAGGATATGAACAGAAACGATCTGGCACAGAAATTGCAAG AGGAATTCAAccaggagacggaggagggacggatGAAGAACTTGGACAGGAAACCTTCAGTGGGGCTCGACACGACATCTGCAGGCGGACTATACTGGGATATGTTCTTATTAGAAAGATTCTGTGATAGTTGCCTTGGGAGGATTGTAGTGGAGCTTTTGTCTTTACGACCAAAGCTTATTGAGTTCATGAAATCCGCTGCAGCTGATTTTGCTGAAGAGAATGTGGATTCTCCCCCTTCTCCGTCCACAGTCAAACCTCGTGCAGTCCCACAGATCAATCCGAGCAACACACAGGATATGAgtcaagaagagagagagtgtttatATTGTCACAAAAGAGGACATATCATTAAAAACTGCTTACGTTTGAAATGGAAAACGCAACGAAAAACCACGGCAAACACATTCCAACCTAGAGGTATTGGATCAGAACAATTTGCCACACGCACAGATGAGTGTGATGGGCCAAGTTCCGACCCGTGCTTCAAACAGTTCACTTTTGAGGGCCTGGTGTCATTAACGGACGAGTGGGCTGATCAGCAGCCAGTGCAGATTTTACGTAACACTGCGGGTTACCAGTCACTCATTTTGTTCAATGCTCTACCATTTTCCAAAAATTCTGCATGTGGTCACAGCTCTAATCTTAGTGGTATTGAGACGGGCCGTGTCCGACGGCCGCTGCACTTTGTGCATATTAAATCTCGATTGATAAATGGTCGTTTCCCAGTAGCTGTTTGTCCAACTTTGCCAGTTAGGGGGATAACCATGCTAATGGGAAATGATATTGCCGGGGGAAAGGTAACGCCTTCTTCAGACGTGTCAGATGTGCCACCCTCACTCTCGGATCAGATGGACAAACAGAACCAGGATATTCCCTCCGCTCCATCGGGTCCAGTGCCCGCTAGAGGAGCGCCGTTTGAGAGAGTCATAGTAGGCTGTGTCGGTCCACTACCCAGGACCAAAACAGGTTTTCAGTACCTACTCACCATCACGTGCACGTCCACTGGCTTTCCTGAAGTCGTTCCACTGCGTAAGAACACAGCTACTGCTGTTGTCAAGGCTCTGACTAAAGTCTTCTCTACCCTCGCTCTTCCAACAACCGTGCAGACGGATCGGGGGACACATTTTCAATCCAAACTCTTCAAACAAGCCCTGAACTCATTGGACATTAAACATGTGGTGTCCAGTGCGTATCATCCAAAGTCCCAGGGAACACTTGAGCAGTGGCACAAAACTTTGAAGTCTATGCTACGCAAATATTGTGTGGAGACATAA